A segment of the Aromatoleum aromaticum EbN1 genome:
GCTGCCCGAGTTCGGCTTCGAGCGGATTGATGAACTGCTCGAACAGATCGACGAACAGCGCATCGATTTCGCGCAGCCCGCTCAGCGGGTCGGGGTTGACCAGCGTGCTGAAGACGATCGGGCGCACGCCGTCCGTCACCGCGGTTTCGCGGATCTGGCGCGCGCAGTCGAGCGCCTTGTCGAGATCATCGACGAACGGCACGCGGACTTGCCGGAAGCGGGCGCCGGGAAACTGGGCGAGGAGGCTGTGGCCGAGCGTTTCGGCAGTGATGCCAGTGCCGTCGGAGATGAAAAAGACGGTGCGGATGGGAGTGTCGCTCATGTTTTGCGCCGGAAAAGTGGCATTGGGGAAAACCTGCCGTGCGGCAGAGCAGCATTTTTCGCTAAAATCGGATTTTGCTTTCTCCCCCACAAAACCGAAAGGCCATTCATGACTCGTTACGTCATTCCCTTCACTGAACTGCGCATGTCAGACGTGGAGCAGGTCGGTGGCAAGAACGCCTCGCTCGGCGAGATGATCAGCCAGCTGCCTGCCAGCGTTCGTGTTCCCGGCGGTTTCGCGACCACCGCCGACGCGTTCCGTGAATTCCTGGCCCATCAGGGGCTTGCCGGGCGCATCAGTGCCGCGCTCGAAACGCTCGACGTGGATGACGTGAACACGCTGGCGAAGACCGGCGCGCAGATCCGCCAGTGGATCGTCGATACGCCTTTCCCGGCCAACCTCGAAGAGGAGATTCGCACAGCGTACAACGCGTTGACCGCCGAAGGCGAGGGGAGCTTCGCGGTGCGCTCGTCGGCGACCGCCGAGGATCTGCCCGACGCGTCGTTCGCCGGCCAGCAGGAAACTTTCCTGAACATCCACGGCTACGAGCACATCCTGCACGCGATGAAGGAAGTGTTCGCGTCGCTGTACAACGACCGCGCGATCTCGTACCGCGTGCACAAGGGCTTCACGCATGCCGAGGTCGCGCTGTCGGCGGGCGTGCAGCGCATGGTGCGCTCGGATACCGGCGCGTCGGGCGTGATGTTCACGATCGACACCGAATCCGGTTTCAACGACGTCGTCTTCATCACCGCGTCCTACGGGCTCGGCGAGACGGTGGTGCAGGGGGCGGTGAACCCGGACGAGTTCTACGTGCACAAGTCGACGCTCGCGCTCGGCAAGCCGGCGGTGATCCGCCGCAACCTGGGTTCGAAGCTGATCAAGATGGTTTTCGCCGACAAGAAGGAGGCGGGCAAGTCGGTTCGCACCGTCGATGTCGCCGAAGCCGATCGCGTCAAATTCTCGCTGACGAACGAGGACGTGCTCGAACTCGCGCGTTACGCCGTGATCATCGAGAAGCATTACGGCCGGCCGATGGACATCGAGTGGGGCAAGGACGGCGGGGACGGCAAGCTGTACATCCTGCAGGCGCGTCCCGAGACGGTGAAGAGCCAGTCGTCCGGCCACGTGATGGAAAAGTACCGCCTCAAGCAGTACGGCAAGTCGCTGACGCACGGCCGCGCGATCGGCCAGAAGATCGGCGTCGGCACGGTGCGGATCGTTGCCGACGCGTCCGAGATGAGCCGCGTTCAGGCCGGCGACATCCTCGTCACCGACATGACCGACCCGAACTGGGAGCCGGTGATGAAGCGCGCCAGCGCGATCGTCACGAACCGCGGCGGGCGCACCTGCCACGCGGCGATCATCGCGCGCGAGCTCGGCATCCCGGCGATCGTCGGCTGCGGCAACGCGACCGAAGTGCTCGACGAGGGCGACTCGGTGACCGTGTCGTGCGCCGAAGGCGACACCGGCTACGTCTATCGCGGCCGGCTCGACTTCGAGGTCGTCACGACCGACATGGGCAACCTGCCGGAAATTCCGGTCAAGATCATGATGAACGTCGGCAACCCGGAGCTCGCGTTCGAGTTCGCGCAGATCCCGAACGGCGGTGTCGGCCTTGCGCGCCTCGAGTTCGTCATCAACAACATGATCGGCATCCACCCGAAGGCGATCCTCGAACTCGGCCAGGTCCCGGCGAGCCTGAGGGACGAAATCCTGCGCCGCTCGCGCGGCTACGCGACGCCGAAGCAATTCTTCATCGAGAAGCTCGTCGAAGGGGTCGCGACGATCGCCGCGGCGTTCTATCCGAAGCCGGTGATCGTGCGCATGTCGGACTTCAAGTCGAACGAGTACCGCAAGCTCCTCGGCGGCGAGATCTACGAGCCGGAGGAAGAGAACCCGATGCTGGGCTTTCGCGGCGCGTCGCGCTACATTGCGCACAGCTTCCGCGACTGTTTCGAACTCGAATGCACGGCGATGAAGAAGGTGCGGAACGAGCTTGGCCTGACGAACGTGCAGATCATGATTCCGTTCGTGCGCAACGTCGAGGAGGCCGCCGGCGTCGTCGAGTTGCTCGCCGAACACGGCCTGAAGCGTGGCGTCAATGATCTCAAGCTGATCATGATGTGCGAGATCCCGTCGAACGCGTTGCTCGCCGACGCGTTCCTCGAGCATTTCGACGGCTTCTCGATCGGCTCGAACGACCTGACGCAGCTCACGCTCGGCCTCGACCGTGACTCCGGCCTCGTCGCGCATGCGTTCGACGAGCGCGACCCCGCCGTCAAGCAGCTGCTGTCGATGGCGATCCAGTCGGCGAACCGCCTCGGCAAATACGTCGGCATCTGCGGCCAGGGCCCGTCGGATCACGCGGATTTCGCCGAATGGCTGATGGACGAAGGCATCCAGACGATTTCGCTGAACCCGGACACGGTGATCGACACCTGGCTGAAGCTCGCCGCGCACGTCAAGAACTGATTCCGCGAGCCCGCTGCCCAATGAGCGACTCCCCATGCGGGAGCTGCTCGATCCCTGCCATCCGCTGAAAAGGAACAACAATGAGCGCAATCGATGCCGTGACCCGGGAGCTCCTGGACAAGACCGAATTCGTGACCATCGTCACGGAAGGGCCGGACGGGCCCCACGTCGTGGGCAACTGGGGCGAGTATCTGCGCCGGCTGGGGTTCGACGAGGACCGGCTGGTCATGCCGGCCGGCTATTACCGCAAGACCGAGGAGAACCTGCAACGCAACAATCGCGTCCAGGTGCTCGTCGCATCCCGCTCCGTCCAAGGGAATCACGGTCCGGGACAGGGCTGCGTCCTGCGGGGAACGGCTGCCATCGTGGAAGAGGGCGAACTCGCCGAGCGTGCGAAGTCGGCTTTTCCGTGGGCGCGCGGCGCACTCGTGATCACCGTCGAGAGCGTCCAGACCCAGCTCTGATCGTCAGGCATCCCCGATTATCCGAGGCTGCCCGACGAGGAGCGGCCTTCACCGCGATGCGGCAGGCGCTCGCGGTCGTCGAGGGCAGTACGCTCGACGGCGTGCCCTACGTTCTGCGCGGCAAGCTGGGCGGAGGCGCGTTCGGCGTGACGCGCTTCAGTGAAAAAGGAAGGTTGAGCCTGGGTGATCCGGGCAAGTGAGGGCGGGAGGAGATACGCGCTTACGACCCTTTCTTGCTTTCCCCGTCCGCGTGACCCAGATTTCTATCTCTAACGACTGCCATTCAGGAAAGGAGTTTTTCCGATGAGCGAACGGCTGGATGGGAAGGTCGCTGTCGTCACCGGCGCCGGCAGCGGCATCGGCAAGGCGATCGCCGAGCATCTCGCGCGCGCAGGAGCAACAGTCGCGGTCACGGACCTCGATCTGAAGAGCGCCGATGAAGTGGCGCGCGGGATCGTCGCTCTGGGCGGGCAGGCGAGCGGGCTCGCGATGGACGTGACCGACGAAGCGGCAGTCGATCGCGTCATCGACGAAGTGGCGGCGAAATACGGCAGCGTCGATGTGCTGGTCTCGAATGCCGGCATCCAGATCGTCAACCCGATCGTCGCCTTCTCGTTCGCCGACTGGAAGAAGCTGCTGGCCGTCCACCTCGACGGCGCGTTTCTCACGACGCGCGCGGCACTGCGCCACATGTATGCCGACGACCGCGGCGGCGTCGTGATCTACATCGGCTCGGTCCATTCCCATCTGGCATCGCCGTTGAAGTCCGGCTACGTGACGGCCAAGCATGGCCTGCTCGGGCTGGCACGGGTGCTGGCGAAGGAGGGGGCGGCGCACGGCGTGCGCTCGCACGTCGTCTGCCCGGGTTTCGTGCGCACTCCGCTGGTGGACAAACAGATCCCCGAGCAAGCGAAGGAGCTTGGGATCAGCGAAGAGGAGGTGGTCAGCAAGGTAATGCTCGGCGATACCGTCGATGGGGAGTTCGCGACGGTCGACGAGATCGCCCGCACCGTGCTGTTCCTCGCCGCGTTCCCCGGTGCCGCTTTCACCGGTCAGTCGTTCATGGTGAGTCACGGCTGGTACATGCACTGAGCAGGCAGCGGATTCCTTCGCGCCTCCAGGCGCGATGTGCCCGCCCCTCCTTCGATGCCGATGCTATCCCGCTCGCAGCGCAAAAAATTGCCGTTCGAGACTGTCGCCCTGGTGCTCCAGGGCGGCGGCGCGCTGGGGTCGTATCAGGCGGGCGTCTTCGAGGGGCTGGACGAAGCGGGCATCGAGCCGGACTGGCTCGCAGGCATTTCGATCGGCGCGTTGAACGTCGCCCTCATCGCCGGCACTCCTCCCGGGGAGCGGGTCGATCGCCTGAGAGCGTTCTGGGAGACGGTGTGCCAGCCGGTTTTCGTCCAGCCCGCCGCCGACCTGGTTCAGCACTGGGTCGAGCAGTCCGGTGCGGATGCACGCCGCCTCTTCAACGCGGTGGCCGCATGGCGTGCGGTGGTCGAAGGCCAGAAGGGATTCTTCACCCCTCGTCTGCCGCCGCCGTGGATGGCGCTGACACTACCGGAAGCAGACGTGAGCTATTACGACACGTCCCAACTGCACGAGACGCTTTCACGGCTCGTGGACCTCGATCGCATCAATGCGGGGCAGCCGCGGGTATCGGTGGGAGCGGTCAATGTGCGCACCGGTAATTTCGAATATTTCGACAACACGACGGGCCCGTGGAAGGGACGCCTGCGGCTGGAACATTTCATCGCTTCCGGCTCCCTCCCGCCCGGTTTCCCGCCCGTTGAGATAGACGGCGAGTTCTACTGGGACGGCGGCCTCATATCGAATACCCCTCTGAGCCACGTCCTCGAGGCCCAGCCTCGGCGCGACACACTGGCGTTCCAGGTGGACCTGTGGAGCGCGCTGGGAACCGTTCCGACGAACATCTGGGACGCGCAGGAGCGCCAGAAGGACATCCAGTATTCGAGCCGCACTCGCGCGATCACCGATCTGATGGCGCGCGAGCAGGAACTCCGCCGCCTGATCCGGGAACTCCTCGAGTACATCCCGGACGATACGCGCCTCGGCGACGAGTGGTGCCGCAAGGCGGGTCCGTGGGCCTGTGGGCGCCAAGTCAGCGTGATCCACCTCATCTATCAGGAAAAGGAATGGGACGGACTCGCGAAAGACTACGAGTTCGGCCCCCTGACGATGCGCGACCACTGGGCGAGCGGTCTCGAGGACATGCGTAGCACGCTGCAACACTCCGACTGGCTGGAGCGTCCGCCCCGGGATCAGTCCTTCGTCACGCACGCCCTGCACGCCCCGCCCGGTTTGTGAGCCATCCGGGCGGGGAGACTTTCAGAGCGCGGCCGCGACGCGCGTGCCTTGGTCGATGGCGCGCTTCGCATCGAGTTCGGCGGCAACGTCCGCGCCGCCGATCCGGATCACCGGCATCCCGGCCGCCTGCAGCGGTGCCTCGAGGTCGCGCAGCGGCTCCTGGCCGGCGCAAACGACGACTGTGTCGACCGGCAGGACCTGCCTCTCGTCGCCTATGCGCAGGTGCAGGCCGGCGTCGTCGATCTTCTCGTAGCGGACGCCGGCGAGCATCTTCACGCCCCGGCGCGCGAGCAGCGTGCGGCGGATCCAGCCCGTGGTTTTCGCCAGCCCTTCGCCAACTTTCGTCGGCTTGCGCTGCAGCAACCACAGTTGCCGCGGCGGTTTTTCTTCCGACGCCGTCCCGAGTCCGCCGCGCCGTGCGTAGGTCGCGTCGATGCCCCACTCGCGCCGGTAGTGCTCGATCGGGTCGTCGGCGAGGTCCGCATGAGTCAGGAATTCGCTGACGTCGAAGCCGATGCCGCCCGCGCCGATGACCGCGACCGTCCGGCCAACCGCCTTTCGGCGGGTGATCACGTCGACATAGCTCGTGACCTTCGGGTGATCGATGCCGGGGATGTCCGGCGTGCGCGGCGAGATGCCGGTCGCGAGCAGCACGGTATCGAAACGGCCGACGAGATCGTTCGCGCCGACGCGCCGCTCGAGCTTCACCTCGACGCCGGCCTTGTCGAGCCGATGGCGGAAGTAACGCAGCGTCTCGGCGAATTCCTCCTTGCCGGGAATGTGCTTCGCGAGGTTGAACTGCCCGCCGATTTCGGCGGCGCTGTCGAACAGCGTGACGCTGTGGCCCCGTTCGGCAGCCGTCGCGGCGGCGGCCATGCCAGCCGGGCCGGCGCCCACCACCGCGACGCGCTTTTTCGCTGTCGCCGGGGTGATGACGAACTCGAGCTCGCGGCACGCGATCGGGTTCACGAGACAGGTGCACGGCTTCGCTTCGAAGATGTGGTCGAGGCAGGCCTGGTTGCAGGCGATGCAGGTGTTGATCTCCGCCGCGCGGCCGGTTGCGGCCTTGACGACGAAATCCGGGTCGGCGAGGAACGGCCGTGCCATCGACACCATGTCGGCGTCGCCGCGCGTGAGCACGTTTTCGGCGACTTCGGGCGTGTTGATGCGGTTTGACGTGATCAGCGGGATGCCGACTTCGCCTTTCATGCGCCGCGTCACCCAGCTGAACGCGCCGCGCGGGACCATTGTCGCGATCGTCGGGATACGCGCTTCATGCCAACCGACTCCGGTGTTGATCAGCGTCGCGCCCGCCGCTTCGACAGCTTTCGCCAGCGCGACGATTTCTTCCCACGGCGCGCCGCCCTCGACGAGATCGAGCATCGACAGCCGATAGATGATGATGAATTCGGCGCCGACGCGCTCACGCACGCGCCGCACGATCTCGACGGGAAACCGGTGCCGGTTCCCGACGCTGCCGCCCCAGCCGTCAGTGCGGTGGTTGGTGTGTGGCACGGTGAACTCGTTGATCAGGTAGCCTTCCGACCCCATCACCTCGACGCCGTCGTAGCCGGCACTTTTGGCCAGAGCCGCGCAGCGCGCGTAGTCTTCGATCGTGCGCTCGATGTCGGCTTCGTTCATTTCGCGCGGGTTCGCCGGAGAGATCGGTGCCTTCAGCGCCGACGGCGCGACCGAGCCGCGATGATAGGCGTAGCGGCCCGTGTGCAGGATCTGCATGCAGATCTTCCCGCCTTCGGCATGCACCGCCGCGGCGATCGCGCGATGGTGCGGGACCTCGTCCTCGCTCGTCAGCATCGATGCGCCCGGAAAGATCACGCCGTCCGCGTTGGGGGCGATGCCTCCGGTGACGATCAGCCCGACTCCCCCGCGCGCGCGCCGTGCGTAGAAGGCGGCGAGCTTCTCGAACCCGTTGCCGGATTCTTCCAGACCGGTATGCATCGACCCCATCAGCACGCGGTTCTTCAGCGTGCAGAAGCCCAGATCGAGAGGCTCGAGCAGGTGCGGATAGTTGCCGCCCGGGAGCGGCGGGGTCGGTCGCAGTGCCGAAAGGGGGTGCGTCATTACGGTCTCCTGAGGGATATTTTGCATGGGGCGAACGTACGGGGGCGTATTGAAGCCATCGCGCCGATGATAGAGCGGGACCGGCAGGAGGACCAGCGGGACAGCCGCCGCGCTTGATGGGGAGCGCTGGCCGGCCAGATTGGAACAGGGGTGTGTGAATTGCCTGCCTTCGATATAGCAGTTATAATTTCAAGGCTTTGGCGGGTCTAATTTTCGGTCCTCCAGTTTTCGGTTGGAATCAACAGGGATGGGCGTTAGCCCATTTTTTATTTGTGGGCGTGGAAATGGACGTCGAAGGTCTGGTTGAACAGGTGGTCAGCGGGCTCGGCTTCGAGCTGGTCGATTTCGAGACTTCCCCGAAAGGGCGGCTGATGCGCGTCTTCATCGATATCGAGCGGGGCGTGACGGTGGACGATTGCGCCACGGTCAGCAATCAGCTCACCCGCGTGTTCGAAGTCGAGAACGTCGACTACGACCGGCTCGAAGTGTCCTCGCCAGGCCTTGATCGGCCGCTGAAAAAAACCGCCGACTTCGAACGCTTCGCGGGCGACGAAGTGCAGGTCCGGCTGCGCATGCCGATCGGCAATCAGCGAAATTTCATCGGGGTGCTCGAGGGACTGAGCGAAGGCGTGGTGCGTTTGCACACCGACAAAGGCGACGTCGCCTTTCCCTTCGATGAAATCGAGAAAGCACGCCTGGTACCCAAGTTTTGAGCTTTCGGATGTGGAGGTTTTGATTAATGAGCCGCGAGATATTGCTGCTTGTGGATGCGCTGGCGCGCGAAAAGAATGTGGCCAAGGACATCGTCTTCGGCGCACTGGAGAGTGCGCTCGCCTCCGCAACCAAGAAACGCATCAACGATGAAGCCGACGTGCGTGTAACGATCGATCGCGACACCGGGGACTACGAGTCTTTCCGCCGCTGGGTCGTGATGCCCGACGAGGAGGTCGTCAACGACGAAGCCGAGATGGGCATCATCGACGCCCGCGAGATGGTCCCGGGTATCGAGCTCGGGGAATACATCGAGGAGCCGCTCGAGCCAATCGATTTCGGTCGCATCGGCGCCCAGGCGGCCAAGCAGGTCATCCTGCAGCGCATCCGCGACGCCGAGCGCGAGCAGATCCTGAACGACTTCCTCGAACGCAAGGAACACCTGGTTTCGGGCTCGATCAAGCGCATGGAGCGCGGCAACGCGATCATCGAGATCGGCCGGCTCGAAGCCGTGATCCCGCGCGACCAGATGATTCCGCGGGAAAACTTGCGCGTCGGCGACCGGGTCAAGGCATTCCTGCTGCGTATCGATCGGGGCGCCCGGGGCCCGCAGTTGATCCTGTCACGCACCGCGCCGGAATTCGTCGGCAAGCTCTTCGAGCTCGAAGTCCCGGAAATCGAGGACGGGCTGCTCGAGATCAAGGCCTGCGCACGCGACCCTGGCCTGCGGGCGAAGATCGCCGTGCAGTCGAACGATCCGCGCATCGATCCGATCGGCACGTGCGTCGGCCTGCGCGGTTCGCGCGTCACCGCGGTGCGCAACGAAATTGCCGGCGAGCAGATCGACATCATCGTCTGGTCAGCCGATCCGGCGCAGTTCGTCATCGCAGCCTTGCAGCCGGCCGAAGTGGTGTCCATCGTCGTTGACGAGGAAAGCCACGCCATGGATGTCGTGGTCGACGAGAACAACCTGGCGATCGCGATCGGGCGCAACGGGCAGAACGTCAAGCTCGCTTCCGAACTCACGGGCTGGACGATCAATCTGATGAGTGAGGAAGAGTCCGCGCAGAAGACCGGCCAGGAACGCGAGGGGCTGCGCGAGCTGTTCATGGAAAAGCTCGATGTGGATGATGAACTCGCGGATATCCTGATCGACGAAGGTTTCTCGTCGCTCGAGGAAATCGCATATGTGCCGCTCGCGGAGATGCTCGAGATCGAGGCTTTCGACGAGGGTACGGTCAACGAGCTGCGTAATCGGGCTCGAAATGTGCTTCTTACCGAGGCGATCGTCACGGAAGAGCATCTGGAGAACGTTTCCGACGACCTGATCAACCTGGAAGGAATGGACAAGTCGCTTGCCGCCACGCTGGCCCGGCACGGTGTCCTGACCCGGGATGATCTGGCCGACCTGGCTGTGGATGAGCTGGTCGAGATCGCCGGGATCGAACAAGAACGGGCAAGTGCGTTGATTTCGGTCGCGCGGGCGCACTGGTTCGAAGAATGACGGGAGGGCATTGATGGAACAGATGAGCGTAACCCAGTTCGCCGGCGAACTTAAGATGCCGGCCTCGGTGCTGCTCGAGCAGTTGCAGAAGGCCGGAGTCGAGAAGACCGGTGCCGATCAACTGCTGACTGAACAGGACAAGGCCAGACTGCTCGAATACCTGCGCCGGTCTCACGGGCAGAGCCAGCCGAAAGGCAAGATCACCCTGACCCGCAAGCAAACGTCGGAAATTCGTGCCACCGATTCGTCAGGCCGTGCCCGCACCGTCCAGGTCGAAGTGCGCAAGAAGCGCGTCTTCATGAAGCGCGATGAGGTGAGCGCCGAGACTGGCTCGCTCGAGAGCGCGCAGATCGAAGAGGAAACCGCAGGCTTGCCGATGGGTGAAATCGAGCCGACCCCCGAGCCCGAAAACATTGTCGAGCCCGTTGCGGAAGCCATTCCAGAACCGGAACCGGTGCGCGAACCCGAACCGGAACCCGAGCCCATCGTCGAGCCGGAACCCGAGCCGGAGCCCGAACCAGAGCCCGAACCGCAACCCGAGCCCGAACCGCGACCGGAACCCGAGCCTGCAACGGTGGAATCTGGCGCACCGGCGAAGCCCGAGGCTCCCGTCCGCGCGCCGTCCAGGCCGCCGCTGCGAGTGTCGATCCTGAGTGACGAAGAGCGCGCTGCCCGTGAACGTGAAGCGCGCCGGCACCAAGAACTGCGCGCCCGCCAGGCTGCGGACCTGAAGGCCAAGCAGGATCGCGAAGCGGCTGCACGTGCGGCCGCTGAAGCACGTCGTGCCGAAGAAGAGGCACGGGTGCGTGCCGAGGCTGAGCGGCGTGCCGAAGCAGCCAAGCCGCAGCCCAAGGAGGCCGCCAAGGCGCCCGCCGGCACGCTGCACCGCCCCGCCAAGACCGAGGAAAAACCCGCCGGCAAGGACGCGAAGCGAACGGCGCGCGGCGATACGGCTGGCGAAAGCGCGAAGCGCCGTGGCCTGAAGACGCGCGGAGAAGTCGGCGCGACTACCGGATCGTGGCGCGGAGCGCGCGGAGGCGGCAGGCGCGGCGCACAGGACGAGCACAAGAGCTTCCAGGCTCCGACCGAACCTGTCGTGCGCGAAATTCACGTGCCGGAAACCATTTCCGTTGCCGACCTCGCACACAAGATGTCGGTCAAGGCGGCCGAGGTCATCAAGATTCTCATGAAGATGGGGTCGATGGTGACGATCAACCAGGTGCTGGACCAGGAAACGGCAATGATCCTGGTCGAGGAAATGGGGCACAAGGCGTTCGCCGCGAAGCTCGACGATCCGGATACCTACCTCGAGAGCGCCGAAGCGCATCACGACGCGGCGGTCGAGCCGCGGGCGCCGGTCGTCACGGTCATGGGCCACGTCGACCACGGCAAGACGTCGCTGCTCGACTACATCCGGCGAGCGAAAGTCGCTTCCGGTGAAGCGGGCGGCATCACGCAGCATATCGGCGCGTACCACGTCGAAACGCCGCGCGGCATGCTCACTTTCCTCGATACGCCGGGCCACGAGGCGTTCACCGCGATGCGTGCCCGGGGCGCCAAGGCGACCGACATCGTCATCCTGGTGGTCGCTGCCGACGACGGCGTGATGCCGCAGACACGCGAAGCGATTCACCATGCGAAGGCGGCCAACGTGCCGCTCGTCGTCGCGGTCAACAAGATCGACAAGCCCGACGCCAATCCGGATCGCGTCAAGCAGGAACTTGTTGCGGAAGGCGTGCTGCCCGAGGAGTACGGCGGCGACGTGATGTTCATCAACGTGTCGGCGAAAACCGGTGTGGGCATCGATTCGCTGCTCGAAGCCGTGCTGCTGCAAGCCGAAGTGCTCGAACTGACGGCGCCGGTCGATTCGCCCGCGAAGGGCTTGATCATCGAGGCGCGGCTCGACAAGGGCCGCGGCCCGGTCGCATCGCTGCTCGTGCTGTCCGGGACGCTGCGCAAGGGCGACGTGATGCTCGTGGGAGCGACGTTCGGGCGCATCCGGGCGATGCTCGATGAGAACGGCAAGGCGATCGACCATGCCGGTCCGTCGATTCCGGTCGAAGTTCTTGGCCTGTCGGACGTACCGGCCGCGGGCGACGAGGCGATCGCGCTGGCCGACGAGAAGAAGGCGCGCGAAATCGCGCTGTTCCGTCAGGGTAAGTATCGCGAGGTCAAACTGGCGAAGCAGCAGGCGGCGAAGCTCGAAAGCATGTTCGAGCAGATGGCGGAAGGCGAAGTCAAGACGCTGCCGCTGATCATCAAGGCGGACGTGCAGGGTTCGCAGGAAGCCCTGGTGCAGGCGTTGAACAAGCTGTCGACCGACGAAGTCCGGGTCAACGCGATCCACTCTGCGGTGGGCGCGATCTCGGAATCGGACGTCAACCTCGCGCAGGCTTCCGGAGCGGTCATCATCGGCTTCAATACCCGTGCCGATGCGGGCGCCCGCAAGCTGGCGGAAACCTTCGGCGTCGATATCCGCTACTACAACATCATCTACGACGCGGTCGACGAGGTGAAGGCCGCGCTCTCCGGAATGCTGGCGCCGGAACGCCGCGAGAACGTCATCGGTTTGGTCGAGGTGCGGCAGGTGTTCAAGGTGCCGAAGGTCGGAACCGTCGCGGGCTGTTATGTGCTCGAAGGCGTGGTCAAGCGCGGGTCGCAGGTGCGGGTCCTTCGCAACCACGTCGTCATCCACAACGGCGAGCTCGAGTCGCTCAAGCGCTTCAAGGACGACGTCAAGGAGGTCAAGTTCGGTTTCGAGTGCGGCCTTTCGAT
Coding sequences within it:
- the infB gene encoding translation initiation factor IF-2; this encodes MEQMSVTQFAGELKMPASVLLEQLQKAGVEKTGADQLLTEQDKARLLEYLRRSHGQSQPKGKITLTRKQTSEIRATDSSGRARTVQVEVRKKRVFMKRDEVSAETGSLESAQIEEETAGLPMGEIEPTPEPENIVEPVAEAIPEPEPVREPEPEPEPIVEPEPEPEPEPEPEPQPEPEPRPEPEPATVESGAPAKPEAPVRAPSRPPLRVSILSDEERAAREREARRHQELRARQAADLKAKQDREAAARAAAEARRAEEEARVRAEAERRAEAAKPQPKEAAKAPAGTLHRPAKTEEKPAGKDAKRTARGDTAGESAKRRGLKTRGEVGATTGSWRGARGGGRRGAQDEHKSFQAPTEPVVREIHVPETISVADLAHKMSVKAAEVIKILMKMGSMVTINQVLDQETAMILVEEMGHKAFAAKLDDPDTYLESAEAHHDAAVEPRAPVVTVMGHVDHGKTSLLDYIRRAKVASGEAGGITQHIGAYHVETPRGMLTFLDTPGHEAFTAMRARGAKATDIVILVVAADDGVMPQTREAIHHAKAANVPLVVAVNKIDKPDANPDRVKQELVAEGVLPEEYGGDVMFINVSAKTGVGIDSLLEAVLLQAEVLELTAPVDSPAKGLIIEARLDKGRGPVASLLVLSGTLRKGDVMLVGATFGRIRAMLDENGKAIDHAGPSIPVEVLGLSDVPAAGDEAIALADEKKAREIALFRQGKYREVKLAKQQAAKLESMFEQMAEGEVKTLPLIIKADVQGSQEALVQALNKLSTDEVRVNAIHSAVGAISESDVNLAQASGAVIIGFNTRADAGARKLAETFGVDIRYYNIIYDAVDEVKAALSGMLAPERRENVIGLVEVRQVFKVPKVGTVAGCYVLEGVVKRGSQVRVLRNHVVIHNGELESLKRFKDDVKEVKFGFECGLSIRNFNDVQEGDQLEVFEIQEIARTL